The following coding sequences lie in one Mustelus asterias chromosome 8, sMusAst1.hap1.1, whole genome shotgun sequence genomic window:
- the LOC144497824 gene encoding allograft inflammatory factor 1-like isoform X2, which translates to MEFDLNNQGEIDIMGLKRMLEKLGAAKTHLELKKMIKEVAGEMGETISYLDFVKMMLGKRSAIAKIILLYEEKAKDSEKPTGLPTKKTFSDLP; encoded by the exons ATGGAGTTCGACCTCAATAACCAGGGAGAGATTG ATATCATGGGGCtgaagaggatgctggaaaaactgggAGCAGCCAAGACCCACCTGGAACTGAAGAAGATGATCAAGGAGGTGGCGGGAGAGATGGGCGAGACCATCTCGTACTTGGACTTTGTGAAGATGATGCTGGGAAAACGGTCTGCCATTGCCAAGAT AATTTTGTTGTACGAAGAGAAAGCAAAGGACTCCGAGAAGCCCACCGGCCTCCCGACGAAGAAAACCTTCAGCGACCTCCCATAA